In Streptomyces nojiriensis, one genomic interval encodes:
- a CDS encoding MarR family winged helix-turn-helix transcriptional regulator, with the protein MARTGESGEAEAFSRAAVAVFRLNGRFTAALDRLALASGLSAARWQVLSTVSGESLSVSAVARRVGTTRQSVQRIADLLVRQGLAVYLDNPAHRRAKLLTATEQGAAAKREIDSCLAELARQLCEGLGGEEEVYRTAEALRGLSGALSSIGSDDSQ; encoded by the coding sequence TTGGCGCGTACGGGGGAGTCCGGGGAGGCCGAGGCGTTCAGCCGGGCAGCTGTGGCGGTCTTCCGGCTGAACGGACGGTTCACCGCGGCCCTCGACCGGCTCGCGCTCGCCTCGGGGCTCAGCGCCGCCCGCTGGCAGGTACTCAGCACGGTGTCGGGAGAATCACTGTCCGTGTCCGCGGTGGCCCGGCGGGTGGGGACCACCCGGCAGAGCGTGCAGCGCATAGCGGACCTGTTGGTACGGCAGGGGCTCGCGGTCTATCTGGACAATCCGGCGCACCGGCGGGCCAAGCTGCTGACCGCCACCGAGCAGGGCGCGGCCGCGAAACGGGAGATCGACTCCTGTCTCGCCGAGCTGGCGCGGCAGCTGTGCGAGGGCCTCGGCGGCGAGGAAGAGGTATACCGCACGGCCGAGGCGCTGCGGGGCCTGTCCGGCGCATTGTCGTCGATCGGATCCGACGACTCTCAGTGA
- a CDS encoding AfsR/SARP family transcriptional regulator, translating to MLGPLLVQTDDGPLRINGRRQATVLSMLLLYADRIVSVDTLVDAVWPDSPPATARNQIAICVATLRKTFKQAGVTDLLITSPPGYLLAKGEHRIDVQEFMERAEQGRDAARHGRTEEACTHFEEALSIWRGSALDEPSGSRLEAETTRLEQMRLALMEERAGLMLQLGRHRALTGELTELVASHPLREQCREHLMLALYRSGQRAEALEVFLHGRRLLTDQLGIEPGPGLRQLHELILRDSPELTRPPATAAPAPAALSTIPAQLPADVMAFTGRQPEMTSLDRLLKEPYNPHTPALATIVGVGGVGKTALAVHWASQVADQFPDGQLFADLRGYDEEHAPVSPAAVLDRFLRALGVGAPQIPADPDERASLFRSLLSTRKTLIVLDNVRSFHQLRPLLPGGGRSVVLATSRESLGDLTGDYTALTLRLRMLEPTEATALLIKLAGADRFGSDPVAVEQLGALCDCLPLALRIAGARLAAKPNLSVRSLVARLRDHRSRLDVLSPGEGGVRAGFRLTYRDLPPETARMYRRLGLLRTADFAAWAGAAVLDTDVWHAEELIDQLVDAQLLEVADAEPGRAARYRFQDLLRLFARERAESDEPEGETDAALERAFASWLWLAEEAHRRIDGRRFPVGRTPAPAPRFLPELADELLAAPMDWFESERTAVTDLVAHAAETGRARYAWTLTESAVPHFETKNYLEDWQRCAEQALASARRTGDEPGEATMLRLLGSLAIYQRRYEQAEGWNMAALRLLRNTGDVGGAALAQRNLAMCARFQGDWERALEYCEAALGGFHSSGDIGNEAHLLGFQAQIELDRGNVGGALPLAERAVALSARTGSVRAEAQNVYRLAEVRLRAGDLGEAAEAFGAVLRLTRGEGDRVGEAHALRGLGQTQWSQGLLSAAGGTLQQALEITDELADRFLYARVETDLGCVAAIGGRPAEAAERFRRARAAFGEVGAQPWRAQAGRLLAAVQDAAGEPGGGDAGELPHRSFTAAELTSLLTCPED from the coding sequence GTGCTGGGGCCGCTGCTCGTCCAGACCGATGACGGCCCGCTGCGCATCAACGGCCGGCGGCAGGCCACGGTCCTGTCGATGCTGCTGCTCTACGCCGACCGGATCGTTTCGGTGGACACCCTGGTGGACGCCGTCTGGCCGGATTCTCCCCCGGCGACGGCCCGCAACCAGATCGCCATCTGTGTGGCCACCCTCCGCAAGACCTTCAAGCAGGCCGGGGTGACCGATCTGCTGATCACCTCTCCCCCGGGCTACCTGCTGGCCAAGGGGGAGCACCGGATCGACGTCCAGGAGTTCATGGAGCGCGCCGAGCAGGGGCGGGACGCGGCCCGGCACGGCCGGACCGAAGAGGCCTGCACGCACTTCGAGGAGGCGCTCAGCATCTGGCGGGGCTCCGCGCTGGACGAGCCGTCCGGCTCCCGGCTGGAGGCGGAGACCACCAGGCTGGAGCAGATGCGGCTCGCGCTGATGGAGGAACGTGCCGGGCTGATGCTCCAGCTGGGCCGGCACCGCGCGCTCACCGGTGAGCTCACCGAACTGGTGGCCAGCCACCCCCTGCGCGAGCAGTGCCGCGAACACCTCATGCTGGCCCTGTACCGGTCGGGGCAGCGGGCCGAGGCCCTCGAGGTGTTCCTGCACGGCCGCCGGTTACTCACCGACCAGCTCGGGATCGAACCCGGTCCCGGGCTGCGTCAGCTGCACGAGCTGATCCTGCGCGACTCCCCCGAACTGACCCGGCCGCCCGCCACCGCGGCGCCCGCGCCGGCGGCCCTGAGCACCATCCCGGCACAACTGCCCGCGGACGTCATGGCGTTCACCGGCCGGCAGCCGGAGATGACCTCCCTGGACCGGCTCCTGAAGGAGCCCTACAACCCGCACACCCCGGCGCTGGCGACCATCGTCGGCGTGGGCGGGGTGGGCAAGACCGCACTCGCGGTGCACTGGGCGAGCCAGGTCGCCGACCAGTTCCCGGACGGCCAGCTCTTCGCCGATCTGCGCGGGTACGACGAGGAGCACGCGCCGGTGTCCCCCGCCGCCGTGCTCGACCGCTTCCTGCGCGCCCTCGGGGTCGGCGCGCCCCAGATACCGGCGGACCCCGACGAGCGGGCCTCGCTCTTCCGGAGCCTGCTCAGCACCCGCAAGACACTGATCGTCCTGGACAACGTACGTTCCTTCCACCAGCTCAGACCCCTGCTCCCGGGCGGCGGACGCAGCGTGGTGCTGGCCACCAGCCGGGAGAGCCTGGGTGATCTGACCGGGGACTACACGGCACTGACCCTGCGGCTGCGGATGCTGGAGCCGACCGAGGCGACGGCGCTGCTGATCAAACTGGCCGGGGCCGACCGGTTCGGCAGCGACCCGGTGGCGGTGGAACAGCTCGGCGCCCTGTGCGACTGCCTTCCGCTCGCGCTGCGGATCGCCGGGGCGCGGCTGGCGGCGAAACCCAATCTGAGCGTACGGAGCCTGGTGGCGCGGCTGCGCGACCACCGCTCCCGCCTCGACGTGCTGAGCCCGGGCGAGGGCGGGGTGCGCGCCGGCTTCCGGCTCACCTACCGGGACCTGCCGCCGGAGACGGCCCGGATGTACCGCAGGCTCGGCCTGCTGCGCACGGCGGACTTCGCCGCCTGGGCGGGGGCGGCCGTACTGGACACCGATGTGTGGCACGCGGAGGAGCTGATCGACCAGCTGGTCGACGCGCAGCTGCTGGAGGTGGCCGACGCCGAGCCCGGGCGGGCCGCCCGCTACCGGTTCCAGGACCTGCTGCGGCTGTTCGCCCGCGAGCGGGCGGAGTCGGACGAGCCGGAGGGGGAGACCGACGCCGCGCTGGAGCGGGCCTTCGCGTCCTGGCTCTGGCTGGCCGAGGAGGCGCACCGGCGGATCGACGGGCGCCGGTTCCCGGTGGGCCGGACGCCGGCGCCGGCCCCGCGCTTCCTGCCGGAGCTGGCCGACGAGCTGCTGGCCGCGCCGATGGACTGGTTCGAGTCGGAGCGCACGGCCGTGACGGACCTGGTGGCGCACGCGGCGGAGACGGGCCGGGCCCGGTACGCGTGGACGCTGACCGAGAGCGCGGTTCCGCACTTCGAGACGAAGAACTACCTGGAGGACTGGCAGCGCTGCGCCGAGCAGGCGCTGGCCTCGGCCCGGCGCACCGGCGACGAACCGGGCGAGGCGACGATGCTGCGGCTGCTGGGGTCGCTGGCGATCTACCAGCGGCGGTACGAGCAGGCCGAGGGCTGGAACATGGCCGCGCTGCGGCTGCTGCGCAACACCGGTGACGTGGGCGGGGCGGCGCTCGCCCAGCGGAACCTCGCCATGTGCGCGCGGTTCCAGGGGGACTGGGAGCGGGCCCTGGAGTACTGCGAGGCGGCCCTCGGCGGTTTCCACTCGTCGGGTGACATCGGGAACGAGGCCCATCTGCTCGGCTTCCAGGCGCAGATCGAGCTGGACCGGGGCAACGTGGGCGGCGCGCTGCCGCTCGCGGAGCGGGCGGTGGCGCTGAGCGCCCGTACCGGATCGGTACGGGCGGAGGCGCAGAACGTGTACCGGCTGGCCGAGGTCCGGCTGCGCGCGGGAGATCTGGGCGAGGCCGCGGAGGCCTTCGGCGCGGTACTGCGGCTGACCCGGGGCGAGGGCGACCGGGTCGGGGAGGCGCACGCGCTGCGGGGGCTGGGACAGACGCAGTGGAGCCAGGGCCTGCTGTCGGCGGCGGGAGGGACGCTGCAGCAGGCCCTGGAGATCACGGATGAGCTGGCGGACCGGTTCCTGTACGCCCGGGTGGAGACCGATCTGGGATGTGTGGCGGCGATCGGCGGCCGCCCGGCGGAGGCGGCGGAGCGGTTCCGGCGGGCGCGGGCCGCCTTCGGCGAGGTCGGCGCGCAGCCCTGGCGGGCTCAGGCGGGCCGGCTGCTGGCGGCGGTCCAGGACGCGGCGGGCGAACCGGGCGGTGGGGACGCCGGTGAGTTGCCGCATCGTTCCTTCACCGCGGCGGAATTGACCTCGCTGCTGACGTGCCCGGAGGACTAG
- a CDS encoding AfsR/SARP family transcriptional regulator: MLGPVEVRRDGRRVAFSGAKLHTVLAALLVAREEVISDERLCRLLWGWAPPATVSAQLYTYVSRLRKILGDDVLIDRRPPGYAMSIGNATLDLSEFEKLALSGREALVAEDFEKAGELLRGALARWNGLPFANATEYLADAEAPRLTEARAVTLEHRIAADLALGRHEQITGELTGLVAEFPLRERIRCQLMTALCRSGRQADAIHLFHHGRAVLADELGVNPGEELQATYRALLEGTLDRQPRSAPAVLAGPRRDAAGRRDGAPAMLPPDTVDFTGREPELDLLCRALAPDAQGSGRPRRVLVTGMAGLGKTALAVHAAHRCQRHFPDGQLYADLRAPDGTPRHPTRVLRGLLRALGPMEDVPDGDDQDQLVRLYRERTRGRQLLIVLDNASGAAQLGPLLPNTPEPAVLVTGRTALPTVAGAHTVALAPLARRDSLELLSAAAGPARVASAPGAASAIVEHCAGLPLALRIVGTRIAARPHSTPDRLARRLADPVTRLRELHSGDLDVHSSLLPSWRALDPEVRAVFPALAALGPQPFPAAEAALSLSLPEAEAERLLEALADAALLEVSGADEWGQPCYLFHPLVRLFALSLGEGAAADRGAAARTEHNRRLTHRP; the protein is encoded by the coding sequence GTGCTCGGGCCAGTCGAGGTACGGCGGGACGGCCGCCGGGTCGCGTTCTCCGGGGCGAAGCTGCACACCGTGCTCGCGGCGCTCCTGGTGGCCCGTGAAGAGGTGATCTCCGACGAACGGCTGTGCCGGCTGCTGTGGGGCTGGGCTCCACCGGCCACCGTCAGCGCACAGCTCTACACCTACGTTTCCCGTTTGCGCAAGATTCTCGGCGACGATGTTCTGATCGATCGTCGGCCGCCCGGATATGCCATGAGCATCGGTAATGCGACGCTTGACCTGAGCGAATTCGAGAAGCTGGCGCTCAGCGGCCGCGAGGCACTGGTCGCCGAGGACTTCGAAAAGGCCGGTGAGCTGCTGCGCGGCGCCCTGGCCCGGTGGAACGGCCTGCCCTTCGCCAACGCCACGGAATACCTCGCCGACGCCGAGGCGCCGCGGCTGACCGAGGCCCGGGCGGTCACCCTGGAGCACCGCATCGCGGCCGATCTCGCGCTGGGCCGGCACGAGCAGATCACCGGCGAGCTCACCGGCCTGGTCGCCGAGTTCCCGCTGCGCGAGCGCATCCGGTGCCAGCTGATGACCGCCCTGTGCCGGTCGGGGCGGCAGGCGGACGCCATCCACCTCTTCCACCACGGCCGTGCGGTGCTCGCCGACGAGCTGGGCGTGAACCCGGGCGAGGAGCTCCAGGCCACCTACCGGGCGCTGCTGGAGGGCACCTTGGACCGGCAGCCGCGCTCCGCGCCCGCCGTACTGGCCGGCCCCCGGCGGGACGCGGCCGGCCGCCGGGACGGCGCCCCGGCCATGCTGCCCCCCGACACCGTCGACTTCACCGGCCGGGAGCCCGAACTGGATCTGCTGTGCCGTGCGCTGGCCCCCGATGCGCAGGGCTCCGGGCGGCCCCGCCGGGTCCTGGTCACCGGTATGGCAGGACTCGGCAAGACCGCCCTCGCCGTCCACGCGGCGCACCGCTGCCAGCGGCACTTCCCCGACGGGCAGTTGTACGCCGACCTGCGCGCGCCCGACGGCACCCCCCGGCACCCCACCCGGGTGCTGCGCGGGCTGCTGCGCGCGCTGGGGCCGATGGAGGACGTACCGGACGGCGACGACCAGGACCAGCTGGTCCGGCTCTACCGGGAGCGGACCCGGGGCAGGCAGCTGCTGATCGTGCTGGACAACGCCTCCGGGGCCGCCCAGCTGGGGCCGCTGCTGCCCAACACGCCGGAGCCGGCGGTCCTGGTCACCGGGCGGACCGCCCTGCCCACCGTGGCCGGGGCGCACACCGTGGCCCTCGCCCCCCTGGCGCGCCGGGACTCGCTGGAGCTGCTCTCGGCCGCGGCCGGTCCGGCCCGGGTGGCCTCGGCGCCCGGGGCGGCGTCCGCGATCGTCGAGCACTGCGCCGGTCTGCCGCTGGCCCTGCGGATCGTCGGGACCCGGATCGCGGCCCGGCCGCACTCCACTCCGGACCGGCTGGCCCGCCGGCTGGCGGATCCCGTCACCCGGCTGCGGGAGCTGCACTCGGGCGATCTGGACGTGCACAGCTCGCTGCTGCCGTCCTGGCGGGCGCTGGACCCCGAGGTACGGGCGGTGTTCCCGGCACTGGCCGCGCTCGGCCCGCAGCCGTTCCCGGCGGCGGAGGCGGCCCTCTCGCTGAGCCTGCCGGAGGCCGAGGCCGAGCGGCTGCTGGAGGCGCTGGCCGACGCGGCCCTGCTGGAGGTCAGCGGCGCGGACGAGTGGGGCCAGCCCTGCTACCTGTTCCATCCGCTCGTACGGCTCTTCGCGCTCTCCCTGGGCGAGGGGGCCGCAGCCGACCGCGGGGCCGCCGCCCGGACGGAACATAACCGGCGGCTAACTCACCGCCCCTAG
- a CDS encoding non-ribosomal peptide synthetase, which yields MTELLPARADSAASFPMTETQQALMIGRGEAVELGGIGCYGYFEWERADLDPERFAAAWRKVVARHDMLRAIGRTDGTQWVPADPLPFEIPVVDLSGLSADASRERLAALRDEMSHVVFPVGSWPLFDLRIIRLGGPGNLSRVHLGIDLQVLDASSAFQVLFPELVDLYEDPDAELPEPGIGFAEYARWRADALPHTEAFRTARDYWVERVPTLPPAPSLPTGGSAGGGREVRFDRREHRLSPADWQRFSARAREAGLTPSVLLTAAFAEVVRCWAEESDFTINYPVFQRPAVHPGITGVLGDFTNAVMLAADGSGATFLDRAHALRDQLARDAEHGAFNGVRVLRELTRLHGVGAQAGMPVVVTSLLDYPVRRPVTDLGREVYSISQTPQVSLDVQLRELAGELRVIWDFVDGAFAPGFVDAAFGVYVDLLERLTRDPESLHTRRFDLIPAAERTLRRQVNDTAGQIPYTTLHELFAQQVGRTPDAEAVVDASGRRLSYGELASYAWRIGHTLRDHGAAPGELVAVVMEKGWEQYAAVYGILASGAAYLPLDPSVPPERLRRLLTEAKVDRILTQSWLDSRISWPPAARRYRVDQDFESGTATRPDTAQTPADLAYTIFTSGSTGEPKGVMVDHIGVVNLVRDVATRFEVGARDRLLAISGLHFDASIYDVFGVLTQGGTVVLPPPFEHAEPDVWADLVQAEQVTLWNSVPVLMELLVGEAEVRERRGVGRPLESLRLSVLSGDWIPLTLPDRLRAQSPRIQVVGSGGPTETICWSLFQPIGEVDPSWTSIPYGKPITNQRYYIVDAAGYERPLGVVGEMAVASDVGLALGYWNDAERTASRFVHLPESGERAYLTGDLGRYLPDGSIEILGRDDFQVKIQGHRIELGEIEAVLRQDAEVEAAVVVAPASAHGVRRLHAFVVAGAEAAGPVLERLAAQLPGYMVPAALTVLPELPLTRNGKVDRLLLASSAGRQQSADEAAVRDAGDGPGSALELVLCAAVADILGLDGVAPGDNFFSLGGDSLSGTRLAGLLKELLGVPVPVKTVFQNPLISELAGKIAADEQHGAEAVAAAEAFGELDDETDTADADG from the coding sequence ATGACCGAGCTCCTGCCCGCTCGCGCGGACAGTGCCGCGTCCTTCCCGATGACCGAGACGCAGCAGGCACTGATGATCGGGCGAGGTGAAGCAGTCGAGCTGGGCGGTATCGGCTGCTACGGATACTTCGAATGGGAGCGTGCGGACCTCGATCCCGAGCGTTTCGCCGCCGCCTGGCGCAAGGTGGTCGCCCGGCACGACATGCTCCGCGCGATCGGCCGCACGGACGGCACGCAGTGGGTGCCCGCCGACCCGCTGCCCTTCGAGATACCGGTCGTGGACCTGAGCGGACTGTCCGCCGACGCCTCGCGGGAGCGGCTCGCGGCGCTGCGGGACGAGATGAGCCACGTGGTCTTCCCGGTGGGCAGCTGGCCGTTGTTCGACCTGCGGATCATCCGGCTGGGCGGGCCGGGGAACCTGAGCCGGGTCCACCTCGGAATCGACCTGCAGGTGCTGGACGCCTCCAGTGCCTTCCAGGTGCTCTTCCCCGAGCTGGTCGACCTCTACGAGGACCCGGACGCCGAACTCCCGGAGCCCGGCATCGGCTTCGCCGAGTACGCCCGCTGGCGCGCCGACGCGCTGCCGCACACCGAGGCCTTCCGCACCGCCCGCGACTACTGGGTGGAGCGCGTCCCCACCCTGCCGCCGGCCCCCTCGCTGCCCACGGGCGGCTCCGCCGGCGGCGGGCGCGAGGTGCGCTTCGACCGCCGCGAGCACCGCCTCTCCCCCGCGGACTGGCAGCGCTTCTCCGCCCGGGCGCGGGAGGCGGGTCTGACGCCGTCGGTCCTGCTCACCGCCGCCTTCGCCGAGGTGGTCCGGTGCTGGGCGGAGGAGTCCGACTTCACCATCAACTACCCGGTCTTCCAGCGCCCGGCGGTGCATCCGGGCATCACCGGGGTCCTCGGTGACTTCACCAACGCCGTGATGCTCGCCGCCGACGGCTCGGGCGCGACCTTCCTGGACCGGGCGCACGCCCTGCGCGACCAGCTCGCCCGCGACGCGGAGCACGGTGCCTTCAACGGCGTCCGCGTGTTGCGCGAGCTGACCCGGCTGCACGGGGTGGGCGCGCAGGCCGGCATGCCGGTGGTCGTGACCAGCCTGCTCGACTACCCGGTGCGCCGGCCCGTCACGGACCTGGGCCGGGAGGTGTACTCGATCTCGCAGACCCCGCAGGTCTCGCTCGACGTACAGCTGCGCGAACTGGCCGGTGAGCTGCGCGTCATCTGGGACTTCGTCGACGGGGCGTTCGCACCCGGCTTCGTCGACGCCGCTTTCGGCGTGTACGTGGACCTGCTGGAGCGGCTCACGCGGGACCCGGAGTCCCTGCACACCCGGCGCTTCGACCTGATCCCGGCGGCCGAGCGGACCCTGCGCCGGCAGGTCAACGACACCGCCGGGCAGATCCCGTACACCACCTTGCACGAGCTGTTCGCGCAGCAGGTGGGGCGCACGCCCGACGCCGAGGCCGTGGTGGACGCCTCCGGGCGGCGGCTGAGCTACGGCGAGCTGGCCTCGTACGCCTGGCGGATCGGGCACACGCTGCGGGACCACGGGGCGGCCCCGGGCGAGCTGGTCGCCGTGGTGATGGAGAAGGGCTGGGAGCAGTACGCCGCGGTGTACGGGATCCTCGCCTCCGGCGCCGCGTACCTGCCGCTGGACCCGTCCGTGCCGCCGGAGCGGCTGCGCCGGCTGCTCACCGAGGCCAAGGTCGACCGGATCCTCACCCAGTCCTGGCTGGACTCCCGGATCAGCTGGCCCCCCGCGGCCCGCCGCTACCGGGTCGACCAGGACTTCGAGTCCGGGACCGCCACCCGGCCGGACACCGCGCAGACCCCGGCGGACCTCGCGTACACGATCTTCACCTCGGGCTCGACCGGTGAGCCCAAGGGGGTGATGGTCGACCACATCGGCGTGGTCAACCTGGTCCGCGATGTCGCGACACGCTTCGAGGTCGGTGCGCGGGACCGGCTGCTGGCCATCTCCGGGCTGCACTTCGACGCCTCGATCTACGACGTGTTCGGGGTGCTGACGCAGGGCGGGACCGTGGTGCTGCCGCCGCCGTTCGAGCACGCCGAGCCCGACGTGTGGGCGGATCTGGTCCAGGCCGAGCAGGTCACCCTGTGGAATTCCGTACCCGTCCTGATGGAGCTGCTGGTCGGCGAGGCCGAGGTGCGCGAGCGGCGCGGCGTCGGCCGGCCGCTGGAGTCCCTGCGACTGTCGGTGCTCTCCGGCGACTGGATCCCGCTGACGCTGCCGGACCGGCTGCGGGCGCAGAGCCCCCGGATCCAGGTGGTGGGTTCGGGCGGTCCGACCGAGACGATCTGCTGGTCGCTGTTCCAGCCGATCGGCGAGGTCGACCCCTCCTGGACGAGCATCCCGTACGGCAAGCCGATCACCAACCAGCGCTACTACATCGTCGATGCGGCCGGCTACGAGCGCCCGCTCGGGGTGGTCGGCGAGATGGCCGTGGCCAGCGACGTCGGGCTCGCGCTCGGCTACTGGAACGACGCGGAGCGCACCGCGAGCCGGTTCGTGCACCTCCCGGAGAGCGGCGAACGCGCCTATCTGACCGGTGACCTGGGCCGGTACCTACCGGACGGCAGCATCGAGATCCTGGGCCGGGACGACTTCCAGGTGAAGATCCAGGGCCACCGGATCGAGCTCGGCGAGATCGAGGCCGTGCTGCGCCAGGACGCCGAGGTCGAGGCGGCCGTGGTGGTGGCCCCGGCCAGCGCGCACGGGGTGCGGCGGCTGCACGCCTTCGTCGTGGCCGGGGCCGAGGCGGCGGGGCCGGTGCTGGAGCGGCTCGCCGCGCAGCTCCCCGGCTACATGGTGCCGGCCGCGCTCACGGTGCTGCCGGAACTGCCGCTGACCCGCAACGGCAAGGTCGACCGGCTGCTGCTGGCCTCCTCCGCCGGGCGCCAGCAGTCCGCCGACGAGGCGGCGGTACGCGACGCCGGGGACGGGCCGGGCAGCGCGCTGGAGCTCGTGCTGTGCGCGGCCGTCGCCGACATCCTGGGCCTCGACGGGGTGGCGCCCGGTGACAACTTCTTCAGCCTGGGCGGCGATTCGCTCAGCGGTACTCGGCTGGCCGGTCTGCTCAAGGAGCTGCTGGGGGTGCCGGTGCCGGTGAAGACCGTGTTCCAGAACCCGCTGATCTCCGAGCTGGCCGGGAAGATCGCCGCCGACGAGCAGCACGGCGCGGAGGCGGTCGCGGCCGCCGAGGCCTTCGGCGAACTGGACGACGAGACGGACACCGCCGATGCGGACGGCTGA
- the glyA gene encoding serine hydroxymethyltransferase codes for MSLTLPAPVTDPLDEDGLRGGAPRVPAPDLVEFAAHANTRLRERDSVLYDLLARESARQRDTLMMVAASSVADPSVLACEGSALGNLTAEGFPGNRYHAGCGVADEIERLAIDRARAAFGAEDAIVQPHSGSSANLAVITALLSPGDSLLGLDLDCGGHLTHGSPASVTGRYYRAHGYRVTPEGLLDYDQIRELALEHRPKLIVCGASAYPRSIDFARFREIADEANAYLLADISHIAGLVAAGLHQSPVDHAHVTTTSTYKQLYGPRGGLILLGREARKAGPERGTLAATLRRAVFPFTQGTPDLASVAAKARALDFVASPDFAEVAKRLADGAQAIAERLLDRGFRLVTGGTDTHMVLLDLRGTGVTGDIAEQALESCGIVVNRNRVPGDTTPVRVTGGLRLGTNTLAARGMDHAVAAECADLVADVLTALRAQGGVLPDVLRDRVRTRVSELCAAHPLPGYLP; via the coding sequence ATGAGCCTCACCCTGCCCGCGCCCGTCACCGATCCGCTGGACGAGGACGGGCTCCGGGGCGGCGCGCCGCGGGTGCCCGCGCCCGACCTGGTCGAGTTCGCCGCGCACGCCAACACCCGCCTGAGAGAGCGCGATTCCGTCCTGTACGACCTGCTGGCCCGGGAGTCGGCGCGCCAGCGCGACACCCTGATGATGGTCGCGGCGTCCAGCGTCGCCGATCCCTCCGTCCTGGCCTGCGAGGGCAGCGCGCTCGGCAATCTGACCGCCGAGGGCTTCCCCGGGAACCGCTACCACGCCGGCTGCGGGGTCGCCGACGAGATCGAGCGCCTCGCGATCGACCGGGCCCGCGCCGCCTTCGGGGCCGAGGACGCGATCGTGCAGCCGCACTCGGGGTCCTCCGCCAACCTCGCCGTGATCACGGCGCTGCTGAGCCCCGGTGACTCCCTGCTCGGGCTGGACCTGGACTGCGGGGGCCACCTCACCCACGGCTCCCCCGCCTCGGTGACCGGCCGCTACTACCGCGCCCACGGCTACCGGGTGACACCGGAGGGGCTGCTCGACTACGACCAGATCCGCGAACTGGCCCTGGAGCACCGCCCGAAGCTGATCGTCTGCGGGGCGAGCGCGTACCCGCGCAGCATCGACTTCGCCCGTTTCCGGGAGATCGCGGACGAGGCCAACGCCTATCTCCTGGCCGACATCTCGCACATCGCGGGACTGGTCGCGGCCGGCCTCCACCAGAGCCCCGTCGACCACGCCCACGTGACCACCACCAGCACCTACAAGCAGCTGTACGGTCCGCGCGGCGGTCTGATCCTGCTCGGCCGGGAGGCCCGCAAGGCCGGACCGGAGCGCGGCACCCTGGCCGCGACCCTGCGCCGTGCCGTGTTCCCCTTCACCCAGGGCACCCCCGACCTGGCGTCGGTGGCAGCCAAGGCGCGCGCCCTGGACTTCGTGGCGAGCCCCGACTTCGCCGAGGTCGCCAAGCGGCTCGCCGACGGCGCGCAGGCGATCGCCGAACGGCTCCTGGACCGGGGGTTCCGGCTGGTCACCGGCGGCACCGACACCCACATGGTGCTGCTCGACCTGCGCGGCACCGGCGTCACCGGGGACATCGCCGAGCAGGCCCTGGAGTCCTGCGGGATCGTCGTCAACCGCAACCGGGTTCCCGGCGACACCACACCGGTCCGGGTGACCGGCGGCCTGCGGCTCGGCACCAACACGCTGGCCGCGCGCGGGATGGACCACGCGGTGGCCGCCGAGTGCGCCGACCTGGTCGCCGACGTCCTCACGGCGCTGCGCGCGCAGGGCGGCGTACTGCCGGACGTGCTGCGCGACCGGGTGCGCACCCGGGTGTCCGAGCTGTGCGCCGCCCACCCCCTGCCGGGGTATCTGCCGTGA
- a CDS encoding DUF2461 domain-containing protein yields the protein MTFSGFPPSALRLYEDLAADNSKEAWRLRHRERYERDVRAPMDELAAELSMHFKESAFAESTGSGGVRVLGPVRDTRMSHDKSPYKTYQGAYLDLLPCLGLWVHLDRHGLYASGRWYPYAGAEVARYRAAVEQEDGGAELAAIVGRLEEQGFTLGGDRLKSRPRGVPADHPRLGLLRHRKIDAGRRHGPDAGLHTARAGELVRETWQLVRPLLDWVAARELTPQPRERGVDVPS from the coding sequence GTGACCTTCAGCGGCTTCCCGCCCTCGGCACTGCGCCTGTACGAGGACCTCGCGGCCGACAACAGCAAGGAGGCGTGGCGGCTGCGCCACCGCGAGCGGTACGAGCGTGACGTACGTGCGCCGATGGACGAGCTGGCCGCCGAACTGAGCATGCATTTCAAGGAGTCGGCCTTCGCGGAGTCCACCGGGTCGGGCGGGGTGCGGGTGCTCGGCCCGGTCCGGGACACGCGGATGTCCCACGACAAGTCCCCGTACAAGACCTACCAGGGCGCCTATCTGGATCTGCTGCCCTGCCTGGGCCTCTGGGTGCACCTGGACCGGCACGGCCTCTACGCCTCGGGCCGCTGGTACCCCTACGCCGGGGCCGAGGTCGCCCGGTACCGCGCCGCCGTCGAGCAGGAGGACGGCGGCGCGGAGCTGGCCGCGATCGTGGGCCGGCTGGAGGAGCAGGGGTTCACCCTGGGCGGCGACCGGCTCAAGTCCCGGCCGCGGGGGGTCCCGGCGGACCACCCGCGGCTGGGGCTGCTGCGCCACCGCAAGATCGACGCGGGGCGCCGCCACGGTCCGGACGCCGGGCTGCACACGGCGCGCGCCGGGGAGCTGGTACGGGAGACCTGGCAGCTGGTGCGCCCGCTGCTGGACTGGGTGGCGGCCCGCGAACTCACCCCACAGCCCCGCGAGCGAGGAGTTGACGTACCGTCATGA